ATTCCAAAATCCGAAATCTTAGGGTGCATTTCTTCATCTAACAAGATGTTACTTGCTTTGAGATCTCGGTGAATAACTCTCAAACGAGAATCTTCATGAAGATAAAGAAGTCCTCGAACCACACCTTCTATTATTTTGTAACGTTTGTTCCAATCCAAATTTTCACGCTTTATTGGATCTGCTTATAcatatacacaaatatatataatttttgtcaATGAGAAAACTTTAATTGAAGAATAATataatgtattttttaaaaaaatcataagaaTGCAAGCACACCAAATATGAAGTGATCAAGACTTGCGTTTTGGACAAACTCATATATAAGAAGCTTTTCACTTCCTTCCAAGCTGAAACCGATGAGCCTAACAAGATTGCGGTGTTGAAGCTTGGCAACTAGCATTACTTCATTCTTGAATTCGAGATCACCTTGGGAAGATCCACTGGACAATCTTTTTACTGCTATATCTCGTCCATCACAAAGCCTACCCTGAAACacattaacaaaaaataaatgaatCACATAAAAAatggacttcaaaaatttatgTTCAACAAATGACAAATTATTTAATACTTGCAAAGTATATATTTACTTTATAAACAACACCAAATCCGCCTTGTCCAAGCTTATTTTTCTCTGAGAAATTATTTGTAGCAAGTTTGATATTCTCAAAACTGTATTGCAAGGATTCTACACCTTCAATTTCTTCAACGGGTTCGTATGTGAGGTCATCTGCTTGAACAACACAAACCAGAAAGTTACATTTAATTATCTAAACTATTTAATGGTGATGAAATTAATCAACTCTTCTGAATTGaataaatattattatgagatagaaattttaaaaagtaaatgatattttaactttccaaatatttatgcatgtgatctacattttttttaaacaaatatatGGAATTAGAATTCCCATATATGTGAATTTTTATAAAAAgatgccatatatatatatattccagtTGTGTACTTCAACCAATTCAAGATCATTCCGACTAGAAGCCATTTTCATTGACACTTAGAGAAGATATATACTTTAGTATATATGTATTGGTTTCTGTGATTATATCCAGGTAAGTTACCTACCAATAAGTCAAGAccttcaattatatatatatatatatctttttttttaataaatatatatatatatataattatctaATAAGGACTAATTAAATACTTCACAAAATCTTATACCAAATTTATCCCAAAATATTAACTACGATTCTCTTAACACCTccgattaaattaattaatttttggcCTTGACCAAAGATATGAAATGGAATAGCCTTTCTAAACACGAAGACAAATATTAACTGATATATATCTGATAAAATACATACTTTGAGCCAAATTCTTTGCCCTCCTCAGTCTTAAACACACACATATCGATGAGAAGACGATTAGACCCAGAAACAAAACAGTAGACACAACAAAAATAATGATTCTTCTCGCTGATGTGTTACTCTTCCTTCCTGCGAAATTCAGAAATTGATGTAACATGAGTTCATAAAGTAATCTCACAAACAAAAACATAGTCTGCGTAACAAGATCACAAGAAAAAACTGATAAAGGAAAGTTAAGATTCAAAATAATTTTATATGCGCTCCTTTGTGTACCGGTGTTCGTCAATGACGGAAGAGGAGATGGCGTTGGTGGTTGTGACGGTAGGGATGGTGTTAGAGCATCAGCGGCCGTAGAATAATTAAAGAAGCGGTAATCCTCATATCTAAATTTACAACTGGGGCCGAGTAGTTGTCCGCCTTTATTTCCATCACAACAACCCGGAATATTCTTAAATGCATCCTCCAAACAATTGCTGCAGTCCACTTGGGACAGGTCAGGTGTACACTGCACAAGTCCGtacatggttccaaatcttgcaaCTGTTGCATTTGCTGCAGCAAATTTTCGAAGAGAACCACCAGCCGCAGCTCGACTTTTGAGATTATCTAAAAAGCTCCTAATACCTTGGTTATATTCCTCCACAATATCAGAGGGCACGCTTTCGGTGTTGTGATAAATTACGTTTGGCCTAGTCTCCATGTCGCCAAACA
This genomic interval from Humulus lupulus chromosome 8, drHumLupu1.1, whole genome shotgun sequence contains the following:
- the LOC133794293 gene encoding cysteine-rich receptor-like protein kinase 29 isoform X2, producing MATTTSLMFPLLCSIFILVAQQATAQSISCVGEKGNYTLNSTYHDNLNLLLSTLPSSQNDNGYGFYNLSYGNSSDRVYAIGLCRGDTKTDVCRSCLNDSAFILPQRCPNRKEAVLWYDFCMLRYSNRSLFGDMETRPNVIYHNTESVPSDIVEEYNQGIRSFLDNLKSRAAAGGSLRKFAAANATVARFGTMYGLVQCTPDLSQVDCSNCLEDAFKNIPGCCDGNKGGQLLGPSCKFRYEDYRFFNYSTAADALTPSLPSQPPTPSPLPSLTNTGRKSNTSARRIIIFVVSTVLFLGLIVFSSICVCLRLRRAKNLAQNDLTYEPVEEIEGVESLQYSFENIKLATNNFSEKNKLGQGGFGVVYKGRLCDGRDIAVKRLSSGSSQGDLEFKNEVMLVAKLQHRNLVRLIGFSLEGSEKLLIYEFVQNASLDHFIFDPIKRENLDWNKRYKIIEGVVRGLLYLHEDSRLRVIHRDLKASNILLDEEMHPKISDFGMARLFVVDQTQGNTNRIVGT
- the LOC133794293 gene encoding cysteine-rich receptor-like protein kinase 44 isoform X1, whose translation is MATTTSLMFPLLCSIFILVAQQATAQSISCVGEKGNYTLNSTYHDNLNLLLSTLPSSQNDNGYGFYNLSYGNSSDRVYAIGLCRGDTKTDVCRSCLNDSAFILPQRCPNRKEAVLWYDFCMLRYSNRSLFGDMETRPNVIYHNTESVPSDIVEEYNQGIRSFLDNLKSRAAAGGSLRKFAAANATVARFGTMYGLVQCTPDLSQVDCSNCLEDAFKNIPGCCDGNKGGQLLGPSCKFRYEDYRFFNYSTAADALTPSLPSQPPTPSPLPSLTNTGRKSNTSARRIIIFVVSTVLFLGLIVFSSICVCLRLRRAKNLAQNDLTYEPVEEIEGVESLQYSFENIKLATNNFSEKNKLGQGGFGVVYKGRLCDGRDIAVKRLSSGSSQGDLEFKNEVMLVAKLQHRNLVRLIGFSLEGSEKLLIYEFVQNASLDHFIFDPIKRENLDWNKRYKIIEGVVRGLLYLHEDSRLRVIHRDLKASNILLDEEMHPKISDFGMARLFVVDQTQGNTNRIVGTYGYMAPEYAMHGRFSIKSDVFSFGVLLLEIISGQKNNYFSQDENSENLLSYTWKNWREGNASNIVDPLMRGGSGSEIVRCIHIGLLCVQENMTDRPTMNAIVLMLNSNSISLQVPSAPAFFVHTNSFLHKSSNHSKAESINISINDTSISELYPR